From Drosophila nasuta strain 15112-1781.00 chromosome X, ASM2355853v1, whole genome shotgun sequence, one genomic window encodes:
- the LOC132796114 gene encoding ATP-binding cassette sub-family B member 10, mitochondrial isoform X1, whose protein sequence is MLLNYTRLKHVCTTLRVSQIPCNGIRYISLSSLNLHNNCGLLRQPLLQLLIRPHRPYHQLFRLRQPAATAARQLLGGSSTSSAVASSSSLSVFGSRWSSRLLYLRRCLTTKARGALTKNARGVNTPARRIKMGKSEYMRLYNLIKTEKWVLLVGLICLVVSSAITMCVPYFIGKVVDVVFNKNSLDSAAMNKLREYSVMLFWIFALGGFANFARVYLFGSASLRIVRRLRSNLYRSMLLQEVGWYDSRGTGELVNRLSNDTYLVGISLSQNVSDGMRSIAMITVGSAMMIFTSPKLALVSAMVVPALATMAIVYGRYVRRITRVELDKYADIMKYAEERFGNVRTVKLFCREQKEVEDFNQKLNEALEIGYKETRARSIFFGLTGFSGNFIIISVLYYGGTLVLGDELTIGAMTSFLMYAGYVAVSMNGLSNFYSQMNKGIGASERIWEIFDRKYQIPIDLGHIPTNKVIGEVRFENVDFSYPSRPDTKVLTDFSLTLPAHKTTAIVGRSGSGKSTIALLLMRLYDPMMGAVYLDGVDVRTLNPQWLRRNVGAVSQEPVLFSGSIRSNILYGLDPGEAGNEQLLQQVVRDSNVIEFTQNLPDGLETIVGQRGMLLSGGQKQRVAIARALIKNPSILLLDEATSALDSVSEQLVQVALDKLIEGRTVLTIAHRLSTIHGADNIAVLDSGRVIEQGNYDTLMANPDGAFRELVSMQAFASGLPPARLGEYADAESEGERTPTRQPPTPPPGPPRR, encoded by the exons ATGTTGTTAAATTACACACGGCTGAAACACGTTTGTACAACTTTACGGGTATCCCAAATTCCCTGCAACGGCATCCGATACATATCCCTTAGTTCATTAAATCTGCACAACAATTGCGGACTATTGCGGCAaccgctgctgcagctgctgatCCGCCCACATCGCCCCTATCATCAACTATTCCGCCTACGTCAGCCAGCTGCGACTGCCGCCCGTCAATTACTTGGCggctcctccacctcctccgcTGTtgcgtcgtcatcgtcgttgtccGTCTTTGGATCCCGTTGGTCGTCCCGTTTGTTGTACCTCAGACGTTGCCTGACCACCAAGGCAAGGGGAGCGTTAACAAAAAATGCGCGTGGAGTGAATACACCAGCTAGGCGCATCAAAATGGGCAAATCGGAGTATATGCGTCTCTACAACTTGATCAAGACTGAGAAATGGGTGCTGCTCG TGGGTCTCATCTGTCTGGTGGTTTCATCGGCGATCACAATGTGCGTGCCGTATTTTATAGGCAAAGTGGTCGATGTGGTGTTCAACAAGAACTCGCTGGATTCGGCTGCAATGAATAAATTACGCGAATATTCAGTAATGTTATTCTGGATTTTTGCACTCGGTGGCTTTGCAAACTTTGCCCGCGTCTATCTATTCGGCTCCGCAT CTCTGCGAATTGTGCGTCGACTACGCTCCAATCTGTACAGATCGATGCTGCTTCAGGAGGTGGGCTGGTACGATTCCCGCGGTACTGGCGAGTTGGTCAATCGTCTGAGTAACGACACCTACTTGGTGGGCATCTCGTTGAGTCAGAATGTATCCGATGGTATGCGCTCTATTGCGATGATTACCGTTGGATCCGCCATGATG ATCTTTACCTCACCCAAGCTGGCCTTGGTGAGTGCCATGGTTGTGCCCGCCTTGGCTACCATGGCCATTGTCTATGGTCGCTATGTGCGTCGCATTACGCGTGTTGAGCTGGACAAATACGCTGATATTATGAAGTATGCCGAGGAGCGTTTTGGCAATGTGCGCACCGTCAAGCTCTTCTGTCGCGAGCAAAAGGAAGTCGAGGACTTTAATCAAAAGCTAAACGAGGCTCTGGAAATTGGCTACAAGGAAACACGTGCCCGTTCCATATTCTTTGGTTTG ACTGGTTTCTCGGGCAACTTTATCATTATTTCCGTGCTGTATTATGGTGGCACACTTGTGCTCGGCGATGAGCTGACAATCGGTGCGATGACCTCGTTCTTGATGTATGCCGGCTATGTGGCCGTCTCCATGAATGGTCTATCCAATTTCTACAGTCAGATGAACAAAGGCATCGGCGCCTCGGAGCGCATTTGGGAGATCTTCGATCGTAAATACCAAATACCCATTGATTTGGGTCATATACCGACGAACAAAGTAATTGGCGAAGTGCGTTTCGAGAATGTGGACTTCAGTTATCCATCGCGACCCGATACCAAAGTCTTGACCGATTTCAGCCTAACGCTGCCGGCGCACAAAACAACGGCGATTGTGGGACGCTCGGGTTCCGGTAAATCGACAATAGCATTGCTACTGATGCGATTATACGATCCCATGATGGGAGCCGTCTATTTGGATGGTGTCGATGTGCGCACCCTGAATCCTCAATGGTTGCGTCGCAATGTTGGCGCTGTCAGTCAGGAGCCGGTGTTATTCTCGGGCTCCATACGATCGAACATCTTGTACGGCTTGGATCCCGGTGAGGCAGGCAATGAGCAATTGTTGCAGCAAGTTGTACGGGACTCAAATGTGATTGAGTTCACACAAAATTTACCCGACGGCCTCGAGACGATTGTGGGACAACGCGGTATGTTGTTGAGCGGTGGTCAAAAGCAACGTGTTGCCATCGCCCGTGCCCTGATCAAGAACCCAAGCATATTGCTCCTGGATGAGGCAACGAGTGCACTGGATTCGGTGTCCGAGCAGCTGGTCCAAGTGGCGCTCGATAAGCTGATCGAAGGACGTACGGTGCTAACGATTGCGCATCGTTTGAGCACCATTCATGGTGCCGATAATATCGCTGTGCTCGACAGTGGTCGGGTGATTGAACAGGGCAACTACGATACACTGATGGCCAATCCAGATGGTGCATTTAGAGAGCTGGTGTCGATGCAAGCCTTCGCCAGCGGACTGCCGCCCGCTCGGCTGGGAGAATATGCGGACGCGGAGAGCGAAGGTGAACGTACACCGACGAGACAACCGCCAACCCCACCGCCAGGACCACCACGACGATAA
- the LOC132796122 gene encoding uncharacterized protein LOC132796122 isoform X1, with amino-acid sequence MEVKQLKRMRSEDEECNNNVTQTKVWVNEKILESRDPDKMKAVHEKTTKMLFKAAADLKATKAGTTNGTQSMPSERRQLQPYEQYQLIGDGNLILRDLNPDAVNPELVRHMSKCCRRPTFIRAACANCTFDLCEECGYSCVECQKFICRTCVTLFGNRPEEAERPLCERCQMFF; translated from the exons atggAAGTCAAACAGTTGAAACGTATGCGCTCCGAAGACGAAGAGTGCAACAATAATGTTACACAGACAAAAGTTTGGGTCAACGAGAAGATTCTTGAATCTCGTGATCCCGACAAAATGAAAGCGGTGCATG aaaaaacaacaaaaatgctaTTCAAAGCGGCGGCCGATTTGAAAGCAACAAAAGCTGGAACTACAAATGGTACCCAAAGCATGCCATCTGAGCGCCGTCAACTGCAGCCCTATGAACAATATCAATTAATTGGCGATGGCAATCTCATACTGCGCGACTTGAATCCGGATGCTGTAAATCCCGAGCTGGTGCGTCACATGTCCAAATGTTGTCGTCGTCCAACGTTCATACGCGCCGCATGCGCAAATTGCACATTTGATTTGTGCGAAGAGTGCGGCTATTCATGCGTTGAGTGCCAGAAGTTTATTTGTCGCACGTGTGTAACTTTGTT TGGAAATCGTCCTGAGGAAGCTGAACGTCCGTTGTGTGAGAGGTGCCAAATGTTCTTTTGA
- the LOC132796122 gene encoding uncharacterized protein LOC132796122 isoform X2 has translation MEVKQLKRMRSEDEECNNNVTQTKVWVNEKILESRDPDKMKAVHEKTTKMLFKAAADLKATKAGTTNGTQSMPSERRQLQPYEQYQLIGDGNLILRDLNPDAVNPELVRHMSKCCRRPTFIRAACANCTFDLCEECGYSCVECQKFICRTCVTLL, from the exons atggAAGTCAAACAGTTGAAACGTATGCGCTCCGAAGACGAAGAGTGCAACAATAATGTTACACAGACAAAAGTTTGGGTCAACGAGAAGATTCTTGAATCTCGTGATCCCGACAAAATGAAAGCGGTGCATG aaaaaacaacaaaaatgctaTTCAAAGCGGCGGCCGATTTGAAAGCAACAAAAGCTGGAACTACAAATGGTACCCAAAGCATGCCATCTGAGCGCCGTCAACTGCAGCCCTATGAACAATATCAATTAATTGGCGATGGCAATCTCATACTGCGCGACTTGAATCCGGATGCTGTAAATCCCGAGCTGGTGCGTCACATGTCCAAATGTTGTCGTCGTCCAACGTTCATACGCGCCGCATGCGCAAATTGCACATTTGATTTGTGCGAAGAGTGCGGCTATTCATGCGTTGAGTGCCAGAAGTTTATTTGTCGCACGTGTGTAACTTTGTTGTAA
- the LOC132796115 gene encoding glutathione synthetase isoform X4: protein MSNDENTPVLRGCIKLPLANDELLEVTSKAKDYAIMHGAAMRSKTAFSPDSLNFAPFVLVPSSFPRKEFEKAIALQPIINRLMHNVAHDEEFITTTLAETIKVDEFTANLFNIYRKVLAHGFTQLCAKRIGTCREAQTHAQKRCTGWIM, encoded by the exons ATGTCGAACGACGAAAATACGCCCGTTTTGCGTGGCTGCATCAAGCTGCCGCTGGCCAACGATGAACTGCTCGAAGTGACGTCCAAGGCCAAGGACTATGCGATAATGCATGGAGCCGCAATGCGTTCGAAAACCGCCTTCAGTCCGGATTCGTtaaat TTTGCGCCTTTTGTGCTGGTGCCATCGTCGTTTCCGCGAAAGGAGTTCGAGAAGGCGATTGCCTTGCAGCCGataattaatcgattaatgcACAATGTTGCTCATGACGAGGAATTCATTACAACAACGCTGGCCGAAACGATTAAAGTGGACGAGTTTACGGCGAATCTGTTTAACATCTATCGCAAGGTGTTAGCCCATGGTTTCACACAG ctttGTGCTAAGAGAATTGGGACATGCCGAGAAGCTCAAACAc ATGCCCAAAAACGATGCACTGGCTGGATTATGTGA
- the LOC132796746 gene encoding LOW QUALITY PROTEIN: uncharacterized protein LOC132796746 (The sequence of the model RefSeq protein was modified relative to this genomic sequence to represent the inferred CDS: deleted 1 base in 1 codon) has product MEIDQELKSWLKDKSKVYKSRLEFAIKVWQSADFSYINKYEVICEWLAKSLAKASPLPSDELRQLFALRAQPGLVSVQTKTQLIQALLERITKEEKEEEGGNNAHAELLQSVLNFELVQDVLRADYTLLMTTYATLFTSYERRLKQPTTIPTDPASFVLPLLQQLRDYVQRAQHRDRLLEAYTTTALQPLCELILQLRAQPNAVCGFAQLAAVELQLTEHLEIVDAIKRLTKQPMHVRLLTLEAAFYNHHLDPVKKAKLLHYGFESRAQGDDEKAAAARLTIAIHTLESLRKHNVELQFQYSENSTAVEFLSQRIFSLVNECKELQLREVLMLLRGALRLNPLLIEPNVYQCTIWMMTRTKSNEQELSLYAAFLVQLLDMFRRLGRTERFVMQFLKALRDWLRRFELRLPNHDAKRSRLEEQDEEKQDQTEKPSLIDFNCYMELIFQPHLVATQPTSTTDRLVQAWPSATAGAAFTRLVSSLTAKQSIVIWKMLLHTFDELLEPKTKAVRHTNLNFAIELQVALLSQYLLGNRLAEQVAQHQTELKEGRRHMAQVLQKFGRHLLEREHNRSTMNAFLECVERASCLELLLAYYWPDGLPREQEEQTEEELEEQLPPLQQFLPSDEWDLIRQRVHNFGKSLCRQRLQRLELQLVQAGWLLLPQQRHEPCPAALVELLPSQLLPHLSRDQKQLRCRSLEQRSELLADAECVELLAMQLLQDYATNLKAEKVKHTLLCKQLLAAGEDTLPSEATLSAALRQHCDSEKRPTLPLEATSELIAALQQLPLAQLVSSIKLRLWLLIFTLYLDVRRAELQPQADQLLEQLIDLLHFGQPLPICSHFPQLAELLQLVPIDDSDSVAWRFYETLFERCIRRLGPGSDLFLASCADHLRASSLSLQPSQCRLLLLAIETLASATGAQAKRMQRHLQPLLEIYGQFVAHKFRSLKKTPSDAAEFVQQTIAGFGIYLSSCINRAAKQQREEEEQKKQSKENVEDVEQEIKTKKKKEKKSPKKVPEEQPEEQEKAASETPKEATESKLAPIDENLRRICKIYIGHSLNYRNPHAIRLLNVALTYRQQLHLDQDEIEFLLDSYWRQVNADIEAAALDIDSIEAAIKLIIDYKTNEDFLLLLRRLIAQLEALQRPETEAQHRSLQNVLILLQLCSKCTLSGIKGAMLNEHFELINGIVSQRLPGVGDANYRRHLLRLLEAQRALAGNRTVPLTGETLDTLLGTMLDMNIKRLMSSGGQLEDLQQLHGAISENLLLLLRQHATLMSDRAAQLTTLVQDLVEAIVCYRSDRQQATSLTIEELDALAELALKVVTLLAGIAAGPQALAIKRVAPFLLISTIKQMVTTERSTTLFPQIKVHLDRICHELIGLCDHRAGHFILRSSNEAGARLYQDLVKEHDKFHKFRGKV; this is encoded by the exons ATGGAAATTGATCAAG AGCTCAAGTCATGGCTGAAAGACAAAAGCAAAGTGTACAAATCACGCCTG GAGTTTGCCATCAAAGTGTGGCAATCGGCCGATTTCAGTTACATCAACAAATACGAAGTGATCTGTGAATGGTTGGCAAAGTCGTTGGCCAAGGCGTCGCCGCTGCCTTCAGACGAGCTGCGTCAGTTGTTCGCACTGCGCGCCCAACCGGGACTGGTAAGTGTGCAAACCAAGACACAGTTGATACAAGCGCTGCTCGAACGCATCACaaaggaggagaaggaggaggaaggTGGGAACAATGCGCATGCTGAGCTGTTGCAGAGTGTGTTGAACTTTGAGCTGGTGCAGGATGTGCTGCGTGCCGACTACACGCTGCTCATGACCACCTACGCCACACTCTTCACCAGCTACGAACGGCGTCTAAAGCAGCCAACGACGATTCCCACCGATCCGGCGAGCTTtgtgctgccgctgctgcaacagctgcgGGATTATGTGCAACGTGCCCAGCATCGTGACCGTTTGCTTGAGGCATACACAACAACGGCCCTGCAACCGTTGTGCGAACTCATTCTTCAGCTGCGCGCTCAACCCAATGCGGTCTGTGGCTTTGCCCAGTTGGCGGCGGTTGAATTGCAATTGACCGAACACCTGGAGATTGTGGATGCCATCAAACGCCTGACCAAGCAGCCAATGCATGTGCGTCTGCTCACACTAGAGGCGGCGTTCTACAACCATCATCTGGATCCCGTTAAGAAAGCCAAACTGTTGCACTATGGATTCGAGAGTCGCGCCCAAGGCGATGATGAAAAGGCGGCCGCCGCTCGCTTGACGATAGCGATACACACCCTGGAATCGCTGCGCAAACACAACGTTGAACTGCAGTTTCAATATAGCGAGAATAGTACGGCTGTGGAGTTTCTTAGCCAACGCATCTTTAGCTTGGTCAACGAGTGCAAAGAGCTGCAGTTGCGTGAGGTTTTGATGCTGCTTCGTGGGGCGCTGCGTTTGAATCCGCTGCTGATCGAACCGAATGTGTATCAGTGCACCATTTGGATGATGACGCGGACGAAGAGCAACGAGCAAGAGCTGAGCTTGTATGCCGCTTTTTTGGTGCAATTGCTGGACATGTTTCGACGCTTGGGACGCACCGAACGCTTTGTGATGCAGTTCCTCAAGGCTCTTCGCGATTGGTTGCGTCGCTTCGAGTTGCGTTTGCCCAACCACGATGCCAAGCGCAGTCGTCTAGAGGAGCAGGATGAGGAGAAGCAGGATCAGACAGAGAAACCTTCACTGATCGACTTCAATTGCTATATGGAGTTGATCTTTCAACCGCATCTCGTTGCCACGCAACCAACGAGCACAACAGATCGTTTGGTTCAAGCCTGGCCAAGTGCCACAGCTGGCGCCGCATTCACTCGGCTGGTGAGCAGCCTGACGGCCAAGCAATCGATTGTCATATGGAAAATGCTGCTGCACACCTTCGACGAACTTCTGGAGCCCAAAACGAAGGCGGTGCGTCacacaaatttgaatttcgcCATCGAACTGCAAGTTGCTCTGCTCTCGCAATATTTGCTAGGCAATCGCCTTGCCGAGCAGGTGGCACAACATCAAACGGAACTGAAGGAGGGACGTCGTCACATGGCGCAAGTGCTGCAGAAGTTTGGTCGTCATCTCTTGGAGCGCGAACACAATCGCAGCACAATGAATGCGTTCCTCGAGTGCGTCGAACGTGCCAGTTGCCTCGAGCTGTTGCTCGCCTACTATTGGCCCGATGGATTGCCTCGAGAGCAGGAGGAGCAGACCGAGGAGGAGCTAGAGGAACAGCTGCCGCCATTGCAGCAATTTCTGCCCAGCGACGAATGGGATTTGATCCGTCAGCGTGTGCACAATTTCGGTAAAAGTTTGTGTCGTCAGCGTTTGCAGCGCTTGGAATTGCAACTGGTCCAAGCTGGTTGGTTGCTCCTTCCACAGCAGCGTCATGAACCGTGTCCCGCTGCTTTAGTCGAGTTGCTCCCAAGTCAATTGTTGCCGCATCTGAGTCGCGACCAAAAGCAGCTGCGTTGCCGCTCCTTGGAACAGCGTAGCGAATTGCTGGCGGATGCCGAATGTGTTGAACTCTTGGCCATGCAACTGCTGCAGGATTATGCCACCAACTTGAAAGCCGAGAAGGTGAAGCACACGCTGCTCTGCAAGCAGCTGCTGGCGGCTGGAGAGGACACATTGCCATCGGAGGCAACGTTGTCAGCTGCCTTGCGACAGCATTGTGACAGCGAGAAGCGACCAACGCTGCCTCTGGAGGCGACAAGCGAATTGATTGCTGctctgcagcagctgccgttGGCGCAGCTCGTTAGCAGCATCAAGttgcggctgtggctgctcATCTTCACACTCTATCTCGATGTGAGACGCGCAGAATTGCAGCCGCAAGCGGATCAGTTGCTCGAGCAGCTTATAG ATCTGCTTCACTTTGGTCAGCCGCTGCCCATTTGCAGTCACTTCCCGCAGCTTGCagagctgctgcagctggtgCCCATCGATGACAGCGACTCTGTCGCGTGGCGCTTTTATGAGACGCTCTTCGAGCGTTGCATTCGTCGCCTCGGCCCTGGCAGCGATCTCTTTCTCGCCAGCTGTGCGGATCATTTGCGTGCttcgtcgctgtcgctgcagCCGTCGCAGTGTCGTCTCCTGCTGCTGGCGATTGAGACGCTGGCGAGTGCAACGGGCGCTCAGGCGAAGCGCATGCAACGTCACTTGCAGCCACTGCTCGAGATCTACGGACAGTTTGTCGCTCACAAGTTTCGGTCGCTGAAGAAGACGCCATCGGATGCAGCGGAGTTTGTGCAGCAAACGATCGCCGGATTTGGAATCTATCTGAGCAGCTGCATCAATCGAGCTGCGAAACAACAACGCGAGGAGGAAGAGCAAAAGAAGCAATCAAAGGAGAACGTTGAAGATGTGGAACAGGAAATCAAGAccaaaaagaagaaggaaaaGAAGTCGCCGAAAAAAGTGCCGGAAGAGCAGCCTGAAGAGCAGGAGAAGGCAGCAAGTGAGACGCCAAAGGAAGCGACAGAGTCTAAGCTGGCGCCCATTGATGAGAATCTGCGACgcatttgcaaaatttatattggACATTCG CTGAATTACCGCAATCCACATGCGATTCGTTTGCTGAATGTGGCGCTCACTTATCGCCAGCAACTGCATCTGGATCAGGACGAGATCGAGTTTCTGCTGGACAGCTATTGGCGTCAGGTGAATGCAGACATTGAGGCGGCCGCATTGGACATTGACAGCATTGAGGCAGCGATCAAACTGATCATTGACTACAAGACAAACGAAGATTTTCTGTTGCTCTTGCGTCGCTTAATCGCACAACTCGAGGCGCTGCAGCGACCAGAGACGGAGGCACAGCATCGCAGTCTGCAGAATGTGCTCATCCTGCTGCAGTTGTGCTCCAAGTGCACGCTGAGCGGCATCAAGGGAGCG ATGCTCAACGAGCACTTTGAGCTGATCAATGGGATTGTGTCGCAGCGTCTGCCTGGCGTCGGCGATGCCAACTATCGTCGCCATCTGCTGCGTCTGCTGGAGGCACAACGCGCTCTCGCCGGCAATCGAACGGTGCCGCTGACCGGCGAGACGCTCGACACGCTGCTGGGCACGATGCTGGACATGAATATCAAGCGATTGATGAGCTCCGGCGGTCAGTTGGAGGatctgcagcagctgcatggCGCCATCTCAGAGaatctgctgctgttgttacgTCAACATGCCACACTGATGTCCGATCGCGCTGCACAGTTGACGACCTTGGTTCAGGATCTGGTGGAGGCGATTGTTTGCTATCGCAGTGATCGCCAGCAGGCGACCAGTTTAACAATCGAGGAGCTGGATGCGTTGGCTGAATTGGCCCTGAAGGTTGTCACACTTTTGGCTGGCATTGCTGCGGGTCCACAGGCGTTGGCCATCAAGCGTGTGGCGCCGTTCCTCCTCATCTCGACCATTAAGCAAATGGTCACCACCGAACGCTCCACAACGCTCTTTCCACAG ATCAAGGTACATTTGGATCGCATTTGTCATGAGCTGATTGGTTTGTGTGATCATCGTGCCGGACACTTTATATTGCGTTCCAGCAACGAGGCGGGCGCCCGTTTGTACCAGGATCTGGTCAAGGAGCATGACAAATTCCACAAATTCAGGGGCAAAGTATAA
- the LOC132796114 gene encoding ATP-binding cassette sub-family B member 10, mitochondrial isoform X2 translates to MCVPYFIGKVVDVVFNKNSLDSAAMNKLREYSVMLFWIFALGGFANFARVYLFGSASLRIVRRLRSNLYRSMLLQEVGWYDSRGTGELVNRLSNDTYLVGISLSQNVSDGMRSIAMITVGSAMMIFTSPKLALVSAMVVPALATMAIVYGRYVRRITRVELDKYADIMKYAEERFGNVRTVKLFCREQKEVEDFNQKLNEALEIGYKETRARSIFFGLTGFSGNFIIISVLYYGGTLVLGDELTIGAMTSFLMYAGYVAVSMNGLSNFYSQMNKGIGASERIWEIFDRKYQIPIDLGHIPTNKVIGEVRFENVDFSYPSRPDTKVLTDFSLTLPAHKTTAIVGRSGSGKSTIALLLMRLYDPMMGAVYLDGVDVRTLNPQWLRRNVGAVSQEPVLFSGSIRSNILYGLDPGEAGNEQLLQQVVRDSNVIEFTQNLPDGLETIVGQRGMLLSGGQKQRVAIARALIKNPSILLLDEATSALDSVSEQLVQVALDKLIEGRTVLTIAHRLSTIHGADNIAVLDSGRVIEQGNYDTLMANPDGAFRELVSMQAFASGLPPARLGEYADAESEGERTPTRQPPTPPPGPPRR, encoded by the exons ATGTGCGTGCCGTATTTTATAGGCAAAGTGGTCGATGTGGTGTTCAACAAGAACTCGCTGGATTCGGCTGCAATGAATAAATTACGCGAATATTCAGTAATGTTATTCTGGATTTTTGCACTCGGTGGCTTTGCAAACTTTGCCCGCGTCTATCTATTCGGCTCCGCAT CTCTGCGAATTGTGCGTCGACTACGCTCCAATCTGTACAGATCGATGCTGCTTCAGGAGGTGGGCTGGTACGATTCCCGCGGTACTGGCGAGTTGGTCAATCGTCTGAGTAACGACACCTACTTGGTGGGCATCTCGTTGAGTCAGAATGTATCCGATGGTATGCGCTCTATTGCGATGATTACCGTTGGATCCGCCATGATG ATCTTTACCTCACCCAAGCTGGCCTTGGTGAGTGCCATGGTTGTGCCCGCCTTGGCTACCATGGCCATTGTCTATGGTCGCTATGTGCGTCGCATTACGCGTGTTGAGCTGGACAAATACGCTGATATTATGAAGTATGCCGAGGAGCGTTTTGGCAATGTGCGCACCGTCAAGCTCTTCTGTCGCGAGCAAAAGGAAGTCGAGGACTTTAATCAAAAGCTAAACGAGGCTCTGGAAATTGGCTACAAGGAAACACGTGCCCGTTCCATATTCTTTGGTTTG ACTGGTTTCTCGGGCAACTTTATCATTATTTCCGTGCTGTATTATGGTGGCACACTTGTGCTCGGCGATGAGCTGACAATCGGTGCGATGACCTCGTTCTTGATGTATGCCGGCTATGTGGCCGTCTCCATGAATGGTCTATCCAATTTCTACAGTCAGATGAACAAAGGCATCGGCGCCTCGGAGCGCATTTGGGAGATCTTCGATCGTAAATACCAAATACCCATTGATTTGGGTCATATACCGACGAACAAAGTAATTGGCGAAGTGCGTTTCGAGAATGTGGACTTCAGTTATCCATCGCGACCCGATACCAAAGTCTTGACCGATTTCAGCCTAACGCTGCCGGCGCACAAAACAACGGCGATTGTGGGACGCTCGGGTTCCGGTAAATCGACAATAGCATTGCTACTGATGCGATTATACGATCCCATGATGGGAGCCGTCTATTTGGATGGTGTCGATGTGCGCACCCTGAATCCTCAATGGTTGCGTCGCAATGTTGGCGCTGTCAGTCAGGAGCCGGTGTTATTCTCGGGCTCCATACGATCGAACATCTTGTACGGCTTGGATCCCGGTGAGGCAGGCAATGAGCAATTGTTGCAGCAAGTTGTACGGGACTCAAATGTGATTGAGTTCACACAAAATTTACCCGACGGCCTCGAGACGATTGTGGGACAACGCGGTATGTTGTTGAGCGGTGGTCAAAAGCAACGTGTTGCCATCGCCCGTGCCCTGATCAAGAACCCAAGCATATTGCTCCTGGATGAGGCAACGAGTGCACTGGATTCGGTGTCCGAGCAGCTGGTCCAAGTGGCGCTCGATAAGCTGATCGAAGGACGTACGGTGCTAACGATTGCGCATCGTTTGAGCACCATTCATGGTGCCGATAATATCGCTGTGCTCGACAGTGGTCGGGTGATTGAACAGGGCAACTACGATACACTGATGGCCAATCCAGATGGTGCATTTAGAGAGCTGGTGTCGATGCAAGCCTTCGCCAGCGGACTGCCGCCCGCTCGGCTGGGAGAATATGCGGACGCGGAGAGCGAAGGTGAACGTACACCGACGAGACAACCGCCAACCCCACCGCCAGGACCACCACGACGATAA